Proteins encoded together in one Lathyrus oleraceus cultivar Zhongwan6 chromosome 5, CAAS_Psat_ZW6_1.0, whole genome shotgun sequence window:
- the LOC127081947 gene encoding ubiquitin carboxyl-terminal hydrolase 8 — MFGTLWKKTKQTEVKTTYWHYRLARSDLVIVDVCQGQYKSTLVCPVCRKVSVTFDPFMYLSLPLPSATMRTMTLTVFSNIGDGMPQLSPYTISVPKHGKFEDLTRALSIACSLGPDETFLVAEVYNNCIIRFLEDPADSLSLIRNADKLVAYRFPKDNGKAPLVVFINQRMEEQYIYGKSAPNWKAFGIPVVASLCNVVKGSGLCNLYLKWFHPLQDSIEGTLENCAASERTEVVEVEGVTDPCSDPNVNGLDTPSDIEMEFYLTDEKRTVKNSKILMNEPFTVNGELNLLHVLVCWSEKQTKKYDTQLCSSLPEVCKSGFFAKRPQEPVSPYKCLEVFLQEEPLGPEDMWYCPGCKDHRHNLIST; from the coding sequence ATGTTTGGCACTCTGTGGAAGAAAACAAAGCAAACCGAAGTGAAAACAACGTATTGGCATTATCGTCTGGCTCGCAGTGATTTAGTCATTGTTGACGTGTGCCAAGGCCAATATAAATCAACATTAGTTTGTCCTGTTTGTAGGAAGGTCTCTGTGACATTTGATCCATTCATGTACTTGTCATTACCTCTACCTTCAGCAACAATGCGGACAATGACTTTAACTGTTTTTAGTAACATTGGTGATGGAATGCCTCAATTATCACCATATACAATTTCCGTTCCAAAACATGGAAAGTTTGAAGATCTTACACGTGCTCTTAGCATCGCATGCTCTTTGGGGCCTGATGAAACCTTCTTAGTAGCTGAGGTATACAACAATTGTATCATACGCTTCCTTGAAGATCCAGCTGATTCATTATCATTGATCAGAAATGCTGACAAACTAGTTGCTTACCGGTTTCCGAAAGATAATGGGAAGGCCCCTCTGGTCGTCTTTATTAATCAGCGGATGGAGGAGCAATACATCTACGGGAAATCGGCTCCAAATTGGAAGGCATTCGGAATTCCTGTTGTGGCTAGTCTTTGCAATGTTGTAAAGGGATCTGGTCTCTGCAATTTGTATCTGAAGTGGTTCCATCCATTACAAGATTCAATTGAAGGGACCTTAGAAAATTGTGCTGCGTCTGAGAGAACTGAAGTTGTAGAAGTGGAAGGGGTTACAGATCCTTGTTCAGATCCAAATGTAAATGGGTTAGATACACCTTCAGATATAGAAATGGAGTTTTACCTAACAGATGAGAAGAGGACTGTTAAGAATTCCAAAATATTAATGAACGAACCATTTACAGTAAATGGAGAGTTAAACCTGCTGCACGTGCTTGTATGTTGGTCAGAAAAACAGACTAAAAAATATGACACACAGCTTTGTAGTTCGTTGCCCGAGGTTTGCAAGTCTGGCTTTTTTGCAAAGAGACCTCAAGAACCAGTTTCTCCGTATAAGTGTCTTGAAGTATTCTTACAAGAAGAACCTCTTGGCCCAGAAGACATGTGGTATTGTCCTGGCTGTAAAGATCATCGTCATAACCTTATTTCCACATGA